The sequence below is a genomic window from Rhodococcus sp. 4CII.
GGGACGGTGAGTTGATGAAGGATCACACCGTCCAGGTAGTCGGTGACGACGACGGCGTCGGCGGCGGGGTTCTTCGATCCCACGACCCCCAGTATGCCAGCACCCCATTCCACGAGGGTGCGACGCGCGTCACCGATCTTCTCGTCGAGGCCCGGCGTCACCGAGGCCTCCACGAACAATGCGTAGCGCGCGCTGGTGCGGGTCCGGTCGGGGCCGGTGGAAGATCTCACGTAGGCGACCAGCGCCTCGACCAGTGCCTCGGCGTTGCCGGGCCGGAGGTGCGCGAACGTCTGCCGGTCCTCCCGGTCGCGTTCGGCGAGGCGGGCGACGATCCCGTCGAGGAGCGCCCCCCGACTGCGGAAGTAGTTGGACGTGGACCCCTGTGGCATTCCCGCCAGGTCGTCGACCCCGCGATGCGTGAGGGCGCGCACACCCTTCGTGCCGAGAAGTGCGATGGCCGCGTCGAGCACCTGCTCCCGTTTTCCCGCCATTTCCCCACACTACAGCGGTAGTAAGTTTCACTACAG
It includes:
- a CDS encoding TetR/AcrR family transcriptional regulator, which codes for MAGKREQVLDAAIALLGTKGVRALTHRGVDDLAGMPQGSTSNYFRSRGALLDGIVARLAERDREDRQTFAHLRPGNAEALVEALVAYVRSSTGPDRTRTSARYALFVEASVTPGLDEKIGDARRTLVEWGAGILGVVGSKNPAADAVVVTDYLDGVILHQLTVPDLDFDPTAGITAVLGALT